A part of Antechinus flavipes isolate AdamAnt ecotype Samford, QLD, Australia chromosome 6, AdamAnt_v2, whole genome shotgun sequence genomic DNA contains:
- the LOC127541538 gene encoding transcription and mRNA export factor ENY2-like: MGTSSPGYSPGDCSDETKNNNIYRDAQMKAILNQKLVETGERERLQEWLRAKLIECDWKDQLQAHCLDVIQAKGVEQVNVDNLVAEIIPKGRALIPNSFKEELLQRVRTFLAQHVTP; this comes from the coding sequence ATGGGCACTTCATCACCTGGATATTCTCCTGGGGATTGCTCTGATGAAACCAAGAATAACAACATCTACAGAGATGCACAGATGAAGGCAATTCTTAACCAGAAACTGGTAGAAACTGGTGAACGAGAACGACTTCAAGAGTGGCTAAGAGCTAAATTAATCGAATGTGATTGGAAAGATCAATTACAAGCTCATTGTCTAGATGTGATTCAAGCAAAAGGGGTAGAACAGGTTAATGTTGACAACTTGGTAGCAGAGATCATTCCCAAAGGCAGGGCACTTATACCCAACAGTTTCAAGGAGGAACTTTTACAAAGAGTAAGAACTTTCCTTGCTCAGCATGTCACACCTTAA